One part of the Streptomyces sp. NBC_00286 genome encodes these proteins:
- the fabG gene encoding 3-oxoacyl-[acyl-carrier-protein] reductase, giving the protein MSRSVLVTGGNRGIGLAIARAFADAGDKVAITYRSGEPPEGFLAVKCDITDTEQVEQAYKEIEAEHGPVEVLIANAGVTKDQLLMRMSEEDFTSVLDTNLTGTFRVVKRANRGMLRARKGRVVLISSVVGLYGGPGQANYAASKAGLVGFARSLARELGSRNITFNVVAPGFVDTDMTKVLSDEQREGIVKQVPLGRYAQPEEVAAAVRFLASDDASYITGAVIPVDGGLGMGH; this is encoded by the coding sequence TTGAGCCGCTCGGTTCTCGTCACCGGAGGAAACCGGGGCATCGGCCTCGCCATCGCCCGCGCTTTCGCCGACGCGGGCGACAAGGTCGCGATCACGTACCGCTCGGGGGAGCCACCGGAGGGGTTCCTCGCCGTCAAGTGCGACATCACCGACACCGAGCAGGTGGAGCAGGCCTACAAGGAGATCGAGGCCGAGCACGGTCCGGTCGAGGTGCTGATCGCCAACGCCGGCGTCACCAAGGACCAGCTGCTGATGCGGATGTCCGAGGAGGACTTCACGTCCGTCCTGGACACCAACCTCACCGGCACCTTCCGCGTCGTGAAACGCGCCAACCGCGGCATGCTGCGCGCCAGGAAGGGCCGCGTCGTACTGATCTCGTCGGTCGTCGGGCTGTACGGCGGCCCGGGCCAGGCCAACTACGCCGCCTCCAAGGCCGGCCTGGTCGGATTCGCGCGCTCCCTCGCCCGCGAACTGGGCTCGCGCAACATCACCTTCAACGTCGTCGCCCCCGGCTTCGTCGACACCGACATGACCAAGGTGCTCAGCGACGAGCAGCGCGAGGGCATCGTGAAGCAGGTGCCGCTCGGCCGGTACGCGCAGCCCGAGGAGGTCGCCGCAGCGGTGCGGTTCCTCGCCTCGGACGACGCCTCGTACATCACTGGAGCCGTCATCCCCGTAGACGGCGGACTGGGAATGGGTCACTGA
- a CDS encoding SixA phosphatase family protein encodes MSVAEPRKIVLFRHAKADWPQVSDHERPLAERGRKDAAVAGRRLADTGIPFDLALCSTATRTRETWKLAVQEFPQRPKTVYEERLYEASPGELIAVLNEAPDDMRNVLLIGHNPGVQALADILAGHSEGDARERMSSRDFPTAAFAVLSFSGSWKALEPGLGTLLDYWAPTE; translated from the coding sequence ATGAGCGTCGCAGAACCCCGCAAGATTGTCCTCTTCCGGCATGCGAAAGCCGACTGGCCACAGGTGTCCGACCATGAGCGGCCGCTCGCTGAGCGGGGCCGCAAGGACGCCGCCGTCGCCGGACGCAGGCTGGCCGACACCGGCATCCCCTTCGATCTGGCCCTCTGCTCCACCGCGACCCGCACCCGCGAGACATGGAAACTCGCCGTTCAGGAGTTCCCCCAGCGGCCGAAAACGGTCTACGAGGAGCGGCTGTACGAGGCCTCGCCGGGCGAGCTGATCGCCGTGCTCAACGAAGCCCCGGACGACATGCGGAACGTACTCCTGATCGGCCACAACCCCGGAGTACAGGCCCTGGCCGACATCCTGGCCGGCCACTCCGAGGGCGACGCCCGCGAGCGAATGAGCAGCCGCGATTTCCCCACCGCCGCGTTCGCAGTGCTCAGCTTCTCCGGCTCCTGGAAGGCGCTCGAGCCCGGCCTGGGCACACTGCTCGACTACTGGGCGCCGACCGAGTAG
- the serB gene encoding phosphoserine phosphatase SerB, with product MSASQTTDAPTLLVKIFGKDRPGITAGLFDTLAGYSVDVVDIEQVVTRGRIVLCALVSQPPAGVEGELRATVHSWADALKLQAEIISGHGDNRPRGHGRSLVTVLGHPLTAQSTAAIAARITATGGNIDRIFRLAKYPVTAVEFAVSGTEPEKLRTALVTEAAALGVDVAVVAAGLHRRAQRLVVMDVDSTLIQDEVIELFAAHAGCEDKVAEVTAAAMRGELDFEQSLHARVALLAGLDASVVDKVRSEVRLTPGARTLIRTLKRLGYQVGVVSGGFTQVTDDLKERLGLDFAQANTLEIVDGKLTGKVTGEIVDRAGKARLLRRFAAEAGVPLAQTVAIGDGANDLDMLNAAGLGVAFNAKPVVREAAHTAVNFPFLDTVLYLLGVTREEVEAADMHVD from the coding sequence ATGAGCGCTTCGCAGACCACCGACGCCCCCACTCTCCTCGTCAAGATCTTCGGCAAGGACCGGCCCGGCATCACCGCCGGGCTCTTCGACACCCTCGCCGGATACTCGGTCGACGTGGTCGACATCGAGCAGGTCGTGACCCGAGGCCGGATCGTGCTGTGCGCGCTCGTGAGCCAGCCGCCGGCCGGCGTCGAAGGCGAGCTGCGGGCCACGGTGCACAGCTGGGCGGATGCCCTGAAGCTCCAGGCCGAGATCATCTCCGGCCACGGCGACAACCGGCCGCGCGGCCACGGACGGTCGCTCGTCACCGTGCTCGGGCACCCGCTCACCGCACAGTCGACGGCCGCGATCGCCGCCCGGATCACGGCGACGGGCGGCAACATCGACCGTATCTTCCGGCTCGCCAAGTACCCCGTGACGGCGGTCGAGTTCGCCGTGTCCGGTACGGAGCCCGAGAAGCTGCGGACCGCCCTGGTGACCGAGGCCGCGGCGCTCGGTGTCGATGTCGCGGTCGTCGCGGCCGGGCTGCACCGGCGCGCCCAGCGCCTCGTCGTCATGGACGTCGACTCGACGCTGATCCAGGACGAGGTGATCGAGCTCTTCGCCGCCCACGCCGGCTGCGAGGACAAGGTCGCCGAGGTGACGGCGGCGGCGATGCGGGGCGAGCTGGACTTCGAGCAGTCACTGCACGCGCGCGTGGCGCTTCTCGCGGGGCTCGACGCCTCCGTGGTGGACAAGGTGCGCAGCGAGGTGCGGCTGACGCCGGGGGCGCGCACGCTGATCCGTACGCTGAAACGGCTGGGCTACCAAGTGGGCGTCGTCTCGGGCGGGTTCACGCAGGTGACGGACGACCTCAAGGAGCGGCTCGGGCTCGACTTCGCCCAGGCCAACACGCTGGAGATCGTCGACGGGAAGCTGACGGGCAAGGTCACCGGCGAGATCGTGGACCGGGCGGGTAAGGCGCGACTGCTGCGACGGTTCGCCGCCGAGGCGGGGGTGCCGCTGGCCCAGACCGTGGCGATCGGTGACGGGGCGAACGATCTTGACATGCTGAACGCGGCGGGTCTTGGCGTTGCGTTCAACGCCAAGCCGGTTGTGCGCGAGGCCGCGCATACCGCCGTGAACTTTCCGTTCCTCGATACCGTGCTGTATCTGCTGGGCGTGACCCGTGAAGAGGTCGAGGCTGCGGACATGCACGTGGATTGA
- a CDS encoding CynX/NimT family MFS transporter, which produces MAGEETRTETRTTTSTSQPMALRSSSGTSGGSPKPAPRAWGTRLVIVGLVLTAFNLRPAITSLGALLEEVRTGLGMSGSVAGLLTSVPTLCFAVFGVMAPRLARRFGPGTVVCAGMVAIAAGLAIRPFAGNTAGFLAASALALMGIAVSNILMPVIVKRWFPNRVGSMTGLYSMAMALGTAAPAAVTVPMTGALGGSWQWGLAVWAGVAALAVVPWVLLVRDRGAAPGSGAGSASGTAAAVAPSASGTAAAAAPSASGAASASDARREPDAVRITRSRTAWALAVFFGLQATAAYITMGWMPQIFRDAGVPAGTAGLLLAVTMVMGVPLSFVIPKVATRLPHQGPIAIALGLCGLTGYAGLYFAPAGGAWVWALLLGIANCAFPLALTLIGMRTRSSAGVAKLSAFAQSTGYLISMPGPLLVGVLYQHSGGWGLPLALMTALMIPQIVVGFLAGRDRTVEDETARRARR; this is translated from the coding sequence ATGGCAGGCGAGGAAACCCGTACGGAGACCCGGACGACGACGTCCACATCCCAGCCCATGGCTCTACGCAGTTCCTCCGGAACCTCCGGCGGATCCCCGAAGCCCGCCCCGCGCGCGTGGGGGACGCGCCTGGTGATCGTCGGCCTCGTCCTCACGGCCTTCAACCTGCGGCCCGCGATCACCAGCCTCGGTGCCCTCCTTGAAGAGGTGCGCACCGGACTCGGCATGAGCGGCAGCGTCGCCGGACTGCTCACGTCCGTACCGACGCTCTGCTTCGCCGTCTTCGGTGTCATGGCCCCGCGCCTCGCCCGCCGCTTCGGACCCGGCACCGTGGTGTGCGCCGGCATGGTGGCCATCGCCGCGGGCCTGGCGATCCGGCCCTTCGCCGGGAACACGGCGGGGTTCCTCGCGGCCAGCGCCCTCGCACTCATGGGCATCGCGGTCAGCAACATCCTGATGCCGGTGATCGTCAAGCGCTGGTTCCCGAACCGCGTCGGCTCCATGACCGGCCTGTACTCCATGGCCATGGCCCTCGGCACCGCCGCCCCGGCGGCCGTGACGGTGCCCATGACCGGGGCCCTGGGCGGCAGTTGGCAGTGGGGGCTCGCCGTGTGGGCGGGCGTCGCGGCCCTGGCCGTGGTGCCTTGGGTTCTTCTTGTACGTGACCGGGGGGCGGCTCCGGGTTCCGGTGCGGGCTCGGCTTCTGGCACGGCTGCGGCAGTTGCGCCCTCGGCTTCCGGCACGGCTGCGGCAGCTGCGCCCTCGGCTTCCGGTGCGGCTTCGGCTTCTGATGCGCGCCGGGAGCCGGATGCCGTGCGGATCACCCGGAGCCGTACCGCCTGGGCGCTCGCCGTCTTCTTCGGGCTCCAGGCCACCGCCGCCTACATCACGATGGGGTGGATGCCGCAGATCTTCCGTGACGCGGGCGTCCCGGCGGGCACGGCCGGGCTGCTCCTCGCCGTCACGATGGTGATGGGCGTGCCGCTGTCGTTCGTCATCCCCAAGGTGGCCACGCGCCTGCCCCACCAGGGCCCGATCGCGATCGCCCTCGGCCTGTGCGGCCTCACCGGATACGCGGGCCTGTACTTCGCCCCGGCGGGCGGCGCCTGGGTCTGGGCGCTGCTGCTCGGCATCGCGAACTGCGCCTTTCCGCTGGCCCTCACCCTGATCGGCATGCGGACCCGGTCCAGCGCCGGGGTCGCGAAGCTCTCGGCCTTCGCGCAGAGCACCGGTTACCTGATCTCGATGCCGGGCCCGCTCCTGGTGGGCGTGCTCTACCAGCACAGCGGCGGCTGGGGACTGCCGCTCGCGCTCATGACGGCCCTGATGATCCCGCAGATCGTGGTGGGCTTCCTGGCCGGGCGTGACCGCACCGTCGAGGATGAGACCGCGCGCCGGGCACGGCGGTGA
- a CDS encoding FadR/GntR family transcriptional regulator: MPLSHPRRSALSEQVIAALRGQITSGEWPVGSRIPTEPELVEQLGVARNTVREAVRALAHNGLLDIRQGSGTYVVATSELAGVMHRRFADADPRHIAELRSALESSAAKLAAERRTERDLKQLHALLVRREEAWESGDIEAFVVADTSFHMAVVAASHNDVMTAMYADLGEVVRDWLREDVGEELTPETYMDHTRLLDAIRAGDAQTAFTEAASYPFLCRPRGPVASED, encoded by the coding sequence ATGCCCCTGAGCCACCCCCGACGATCGGCGCTGTCCGAGCAGGTCATCGCCGCGCTGCGCGGCCAGATCACCTCGGGCGAATGGCCCGTGGGCTCCCGCATCCCCACCGAGCCGGAGCTGGTCGAGCAGCTGGGCGTGGCCCGCAACACGGTGCGCGAGGCCGTGCGTGCGCTCGCGCACAACGGCCTGCTCGACATCCGCCAGGGCTCGGGCACCTACGTCGTGGCGACCAGCGAACTGGCGGGCGTGATGCACCGCCGCTTCGCGGACGCCGATCCCCGGCACATCGCCGAGCTGCGCTCCGCGCTCGAGTCGAGCGCCGCGAAGCTGGCCGCCGAGCGCCGTACCGAACGCGACCTGAAGCAGCTGCACGCGCTCCTGGTGCGACGGGAGGAGGCCTGGGAGTCGGGCGACATAGAGGCCTTCGTCGTCGCCGACACGTCGTTCCACATGGCGGTGGTGGCCGCGTCCCACAACGACGTCATGACGGCGATGTACGCGGACCTCGGCGAGGTCGTACGCGACTGGCTGCGCGAGGACGTGGGCGAGGAGCTGACGCCCGAGACGTACATGGACCACACTCGCCTGCTGGACGCGATCCGCGCGGGCGACGCGCAAACCGCCTTCACAGAGGCCGCGAGCTATCCGTTCCTGTGCCGCCCGAGGGGCCCGGTCGCCTCCGAAGACTGA
- a CDS encoding metallopeptidase TldD-related protein — protein MSARTNKPHEVVERALELSQADGCVVIADEYSTANLRWAGNALTTNGVTRGRTLTVIATVDGKEGTASGVVSRSAVTADELEPLVRAAEASARGAGPAEDAQPLVTGVAESPEFTEAPAETSSGVFADFAPALGESFARAREGGRELYGFANHELVSSYLGTSTGLRLRHDQPNGTLELNAKSPDRTRSAWAGRSTRDFKDVDPAALDAELATRLRWAERRVELPAGRYETLLPPTAVADLLIYQMWSSSARDAAEGRTVFSKPGGGTRIGEKLTELPLTLCSDPNEQGLECAPFELAHSSGGDSSVFDNGLPLQATEWIRAGELAHLISSRHSAGLTGLPVAPGIGNLILDGGEEKSLEEMVAATERGLLLTCLWYIREVDPATLLLTGLTRDGVYLVENGEVTGEVNNFRFNESPVDLLGRAAEAGRTEKTLPREWSDWFTRAAMPPLRIPDFNMSSVSQGV, from the coding sequence ATGAGCGCGCGTACGAACAAGCCGCATGAGGTCGTCGAGCGTGCCCTCGAGCTGTCGCAGGCCGATGGCTGCGTCGTGATCGCCGACGAGTACTCGACGGCCAATCTGCGCTGGGCGGGCAACGCGCTCACCACGAACGGGGTCACGCGCGGGCGCACGCTGACCGTCATCGCGACCGTCGACGGCAAGGAGGGCACCGCCTCCGGGGTCGTATCGCGCTCGGCGGTGACGGCGGACGAGCTGGAGCCGCTGGTCCGGGCCGCCGAGGCGTCGGCCCGGGGCGCGGGCCCGGCCGAGGACGCGCAGCCGCTGGTGACGGGGGTCGCGGAGTCCCCCGAGTTCACGGAGGCGCCGGCCGAGACCTCGTCGGGCGTCTTCGCGGACTTCGCCCCGGCGCTCGGCGAATCGTTCGCACGCGCGCGTGAGGGCGGACGCGAGCTGTACGGCTTCGCCAACCACGAGCTCGTCTCCAGCTACCTCGGTACGTCCACGGGGCTGCGTCTGCGGCACGACCAGCCGAACGGGACGCTGGAGTTGAACGCCAAGTCTCCGGACCGTACGCGCTCCGCGTGGGCCGGTCGGTCGACGCGGGACTTCAAGGACGTGGACCCGGCGGCGCTGGATGCGGAGCTGGCCACGCGCCTGAGGTGGGCGGAGCGGCGCGTCGAGCTGCCTGCCGGGCGGTACGAGACGCTGCTGCCGCCGACCGCCGTCGCGGATCTGCTGATCTACCAGATGTGGTCGTCGTCGGCCCGGGACGCGGCCGAGGGCCGGACGGTGTTCAGCAAGCCCGGCGGCGGTACGCGCATCGGCGAGAAGCTCACCGAGCTGCCCCTGACGCTGTGCAGCGACCCTAACGAGCAGGGCCTGGAGTGCGCGCCCTTCGAGCTCGCGCACTCCTCCGGGGGCGACTCCTCGGTGTTCGACAACGGGCTGCCCCTCCAGGCCACCGAGTGGATCCGGGCCGGCGAGCTGGCCCATCTGATCAGCTCCCGGCACAGCGCGGGCCTGACCGGACTGCCGGTGGCTCCCGGCATCGGCAACCTGATCCTCGACGGCGGCGAGGAGAAGTCCCTCGAGGAGATGGTGGCCGCGACGGAGCGGGGCCTGCTGCTGACCTGCCTCTGGTACATCCGCGAGGTCGACCCGGCCACCCTGCTGCTGACCGGGCTGACCCGGGACGGCGTCTATCTGGTCGAGAACGGCGAGGTCACGGGCGAGGTGAACAACTTCCGGTTCAACGAGTCGCCGGTGGATCTGCTGGGGCGGGCGGCCGAGGCGGGGCGCACGGAGAAGACACTGCCGAGGGAGTGGAGCGACTGGTTCACCCGGGCCGCGATGCCGCCTCTGCGCATCCCGGACTTCAACATGAGCTCCGTCAGTCAGGGCGTATGA
- a CDS encoding SGM_5486 family transporter-associated protein — protein MPVLDPNPRNGQKKMLLVFGAFFAIFVIIGVIASIASP, from the coding sequence ATGCCCGTGCTCGACCCGAACCCCAGGAACGGCCAGAAGAAGATGCTGCTCGTCTTCGGCGCCTTCTTCGCCATCTTCGTGATCATCGGCGTCATCGCGTCGATCGCTTCGCCGTGA
- the fabI gene encoding enoyl-ACP reductase FabI: MSGILEGKRVLITGVLMESSIAFHTAKLAQEQGAEIILTAFPRPTLTERIAKKLPKPTKVIELDVTNDEHLGRLADIVGEELGGLDGVVHSIGFAPQDALGGNFLNTPFESVATAMHVSAYSLKSLTMSCLPLMQNGGSVVGLTFDAQYAWPQYDWMGPAKAALEATSRYMARDLGKQNVRCNLISAGPIGSMAAKSIPGFSELASVWDSRSPLEWDVKDPEPAGRGVVALLSDWFPKTTGEIIHVDGGLHAIGA; the protein is encoded by the coding sequence ATGAGCGGAATCCTCGAGGGCAAGCGCGTCCTGATCACCGGTGTGCTGATGGAGTCCTCCATCGCCTTCCACACCGCCAAGCTGGCCCAGGAGCAGGGCGCCGAGATCATCCTGACCGCGTTCCCGCGGCCCACGCTGACCGAGCGCATCGCCAAGAAGCTCCCCAAGCCCACCAAGGTCATCGAGCTCGACGTCACCAATGACGAGCACCTGGGGCGCCTGGCCGACATCGTCGGCGAGGAGCTGGGCGGTCTCGACGGGGTCGTGCACTCCATCGGCTTCGCCCCGCAGGACGCCCTCGGCGGCAACTTCCTCAACACGCCCTTCGAGTCCGTCGCCACCGCCATGCACGTCTCGGCGTACTCCCTGAAGTCGCTGACCATGTCCTGTCTGCCGCTGATGCAGAACGGTGGCTCCGTCGTCGGTCTCACCTTCGACGCGCAGTACGCCTGGCCGCAGTACGACTGGATGGGCCCCGCAAAGGCCGCCCTGGAGGCCACCAGCCGCTACATGGCGCGCGACCTCGGCAAGCAGAACGTCCGCTGCAACCTCATCTCGGCGGGCCCCATCGGCTCCATGGCCGCCAAGTCCATCCCGGGCTTCAGCGAGCTGGCCTCTGTGTGGGACAGCCGTTCGCCCCTGGAGTGGGACGTCAAGGACCCCGAGCCGGCCGGACGCGGTGTGGTCGCCCTGCTGAGCGACTGGTTCCCGAAGACGACCGGCGAGATCATCCACGTGGACGGCGGTCTGCACGCGATCGGTGCGTGA
- a CDS encoding TldD/PmbA family protein → MPHSIDEAFTALPLRSLADAALARARALGAEHADFRFERVRSAAWRLRDGKPSGSSDTTDLGFAVRVVHGGTWGFASGVDMTMDAAAKVASQAVAMAKLSAQVIKAAGSESGGAARSASLEGRWRETGGRVELADEPVHAEKTWVSSYEIDPFSVPDDEKVGLLTDWSARLLAADGVSHVDASLLTVHENKFYADTAGTVTTQQRVRLHPQLTAVAVDESSGEFDSMRTIAPPVGRGWEYLTGTGWDWDSELERIPELLAEKMRAPSVEAGVYDLVVDPSNLWLTIHESIGHATELDRALGYEAAYAGTSFATFDQLGKLRYGSELMNVTGDRTAEHGLATIGYDDEGVAGQSWDLVKDGTLVGYQLDRRIAKLTGFERSNGCAYADSPGHVPVQRMANVSLQPDPGGLSTEDLIGGVDRGIYVVGDRSWSIDMQRYNFQFTGQRFFKIENGRLAGQLRDVAYQATTTDFWGSMAAVGGPQTYVLGGAFNCGKAQPGQVAAVSHGCPSALFKGVNILNTTQEAGR, encoded by the coding sequence GTGCCTCATTCCATCGACGAAGCCTTTACGGCACTACCGCTCAGGTCCTTGGCCGACGCCGCGCTCGCCCGCGCCCGGGCGCTCGGCGCCGAGCATGCCGACTTCCGGTTCGAGCGCGTGCGCAGCGCGGCCTGGCGGCTGCGGGACGGCAAGCCGTCCGGGTCGTCGGACACGACCGATCTGGGGTTCGCGGTGCGGGTGGTGCACGGCGGGACCTGGGGGTTCGCTTCCGGTGTCGACATGACGATGGACGCCGCCGCGAAGGTGGCCTCGCAGGCCGTCGCGATGGCGAAGCTGTCGGCCCAGGTGATCAAGGCGGCAGGTTCCGAATCGGGAGGTGCGGCGCGCAGCGCCTCCTTGGAAGGGCGGTGGCGGGAGACGGGCGGGCGGGTCGAGCTGGCCGATGAGCCCGTGCACGCCGAGAAGACCTGGGTCTCCTCGTACGAGATCGATCCCTTCTCCGTACCGGACGACGAGAAGGTGGGGCTGCTCACGGACTGGAGTGCGCGGCTGCTCGCGGCCGACGGGGTCAGCCATGTGGACGCCTCGCTGCTGACCGTGCACGAGAACAAGTTCTATGCCGATACGGCGGGAACCGTCACCACCCAGCAGCGCGTGCGGCTGCATCCGCAGCTCACCGCCGTCGCGGTCGACGAGTCGAGCGGTGAGTTCGACTCCATGCGGACGATCGCACCGCCGGTCGGCCGCGGCTGGGAGTACCTGACGGGCACCGGCTGGGACTGGGATTCCGAACTGGAGCGGATCCCGGAGCTGCTCGCCGAGAAGATGCGGGCGCCGAGCGTCGAGGCGGGGGTGTACGACCTGGTCGTCGACCCGTCCAACCTGTGGCTGACGATCCACGAGTCCATCGGGCACGCCACGGAGCTGGACCGTGCGCTCGGCTACGAAGCCGCGTACGCCGGGACGTCCTTCGCCACCTTCGACCAGCTGGGCAAGCTGCGGTACGGCTCCGAGCTGATGAACGTCACCGGCGACCGGACCGCCGAGCACGGGCTCGCGACGATCGGCTACGACGACGAGGGCGTCGCGGGGCAGTCCTGGGACCTGGTCAAGGACGGGACGCTGGTCGGCTATCAACTCGACCGCAGAATCGCGAAGTTGACCGGCTTTGAACGGTCCAACGGCTGCGCGTACGCCGACTCCCCCGGCCATGTGCCGGTGCAGCGCATGGCGAATGTGTCGCTTCAGCCGGATCCCGGCGGGCTCTCCACCGAGGACCTGATCGGCGGCGTGGACCGCGGGATCTATGTCGTCGGCGACCGTTCCTGGTCCATCGACATGCAGCGCTACAACTTCCAGTTCACGGGGCAGCGCTTCTTCAAGATCGAGAACGGGCGGCTCGCGGGCCAGTTGCGGGATGTCGCGTACCAGGCGACGACGACCGACTTCTGGGGCTCGATGGCCGCGGTCGGCGGCCCGCAGACGTATGTCCTGGGCGGTGCATTCAACTGCGGCAAGGCCCAGCCGGGCCAGGTCGCGGCGGTCTCGCACGGCTGCCCGTCGGCCCTCTTCAAGGGCGTCAACATCCTCAACACCACGCAGGAGGCCGGTCGATGA
- the tyrS gene encoding tyrosine--tRNA ligase: MTDIVDELKWRGLIALSTDEDALRKALADGPVTFYCGFDPTAASLHVGHLVQVLTMRRLQQAGLRPLALVGGATGQIGDPRPTAERTLNDPETVANWVNRLRGQIEPFLSFEGENAAVMVNNLDWTAGMSAIEFLRDIGKHFRVNKMLTKDSVARRLESEEGISYTEFSYQLLQGMDFLELYRRYGCTLQQGGSDQWGNLTAGLDLIHRLEPHAEVHAIATPLMTKADGTKFGKTEGGAIWLDPEMTTPYAFYQFWLNADDRDISGYMRILSFKSREELEELEKVTEERPQARTAQRALAEELTTLVHGAEQTAAVIAASRALFGQGELGELDEATLSAALSEVPHIQVAELGPVVDLFAEVGLVASKSAARRTVKEGGAYVNNAKVAGEDAVPAKEDLLHGRWLVLRRGKKNLAAVEVTGG, translated from the coding sequence GTGACGGACATCGTCGACGAGCTGAAGTGGCGCGGGCTGATCGCCCTGTCCACTGACGAGGACGCTTTGCGCAAGGCGCTCGCGGACGGTCCCGTCACGTTCTATTGCGGCTTCGACCCGACGGCGGCCAGTCTGCACGTCGGCCACCTGGTGCAGGTCCTCACCATGCGCCGCCTCCAGCAGGCGGGCCTGCGCCCGCTGGCCCTGGTGGGCGGGGCGACCGGCCAGATCGGCGACCCGCGCCCGACGGCGGAGCGCACGCTGAACGATCCGGAGACGGTCGCGAACTGGGTCAACCGGCTGCGCGGGCAGATCGAGCCGTTCCTGTCCTTCGAGGGTGAGAACGCCGCGGTGATGGTGAACAACCTGGACTGGACGGCCGGGATGTCGGCCATCGAGTTCCTGCGGGACATCGGCAAGCACTTCCGCGTCAACAAGATGCTGACCAAGGATTCGGTCGCCCGGCGCCTGGAGTCCGAGGAGGGCATCAGCTACACGGAGTTCAGCTACCAGCTGCTCCAGGGCATGGACTTCCTGGAGCTCTACCGCAGGTACGGCTGCACGCTCCAGCAGGGCGGCAGCGACCAGTGGGGCAACCTCACGGCGGGACTGGACCTGATCCACCGCCTGGAGCCGCATGCCGAGGTCCACGCGATCGCGACGCCGCTGATGACCAAGGCGGACGGCACGAAGTTCGGCAAGACCGAGGGCGGTGCCATCTGGCTGGACCCCGAGATGACGACGCCGTACGCGTTCTACCAGTTCTGGCTGAACGCGGACGACCGGGACATCTCCGGGTACATGCGCATCCTGTCCTTCAAGTCCCGCGAGGAGCTGGAGGAGCTGGAGAAGGTCACCGAGGAGCGTCCGCAGGCCCGGACCGCCCAGCGGGCGCTGGCCGAGGAGCTGACTACGCTGGTGCACGGCGCCGAGCAGACGGCCGCCGTGATCGCCGCGTCGCGCGCCCTCTTCGGCCAGGGTGAACTGGGTGAGCTGGACGAGGCGACGCTGAGTGCGGCGCTCTCCGAGGTGCCGCACATCCAGGTCGCCGAGCTGGGCCCGGTGGTGGACCTCTTCGCCGAGGTCGGCCTGGTGGCCAGCAAGTCGGCCGCGCGGCGGACGGTCAAGGAGGGCGGGGCGTACGTGAACAACGCCAAGGTCGCCGGCGAGGACGCCGTCCCCGCCAAGGAGGACCTGCTGCACGGGCGGTGGCTGGTGCTGCGGCGCGGCAAGAAGAACCTCGCGGCGGTGGAGGTCACGGGCGGCTGA